Proteins encoded together in one Plasmodium brasilianum strain Bolivian I chromosome 4, whole genome shotgun sequence window:
- a CDS encoding protein CERLI1, whose amino-acid sequence MSELRNRELFPHISENKPIGQLYRLLNIHKYESFSIIIQIHHINLKFGDDDNSKYIVHLKIGNRYAYTHYYKQYLNKIHIEERKNLAVKQNNTILTVEVYKKGTLKNTYIGSAEIHIYTDIIKKLFPCNMYFNIVNKNQIVATACLSFHYINLDCIKKDDQIYTSLFIETIISVQKNQSKNNEKIEWLINEGMEYFDAIKETDVSSTIYKNISNLATEDKIRLFSKNLNGYLLHSNFYIKRFYNKYYFYLHFFKGKFYWCYYNEESDAKVDTNRVGYIRLEYVVNVYSDVYSHKYFYIKYRKKREKKENYLYLKTMDKDRNIWVNVIHDFIILTSNYRREKKNKRNKIKGLQNNYEEGGASKEVVEINNKLSHSLSKNSMKIKYLNKKNVVETSSNIDNEENYTKSPELGHVVKDMGKNMYNYSD is encoded by the exons ATGAGCGAATTGAG AAATCGAGAATTATTTCCTCACATAAGTGAAAATAAACCTATTg GTCAGTTATACCGTCTTcttaatattcataaatatgaatCATTCAGTATTATAATTCAAATTCATcacataaatttaaaatttggcGATGATGATAATAGCAAGTATATTGTTCATCTGAAAATAGGCAATAGGTATGCCTACACCCACTACTACAAGCAGTACCTCAATAAGATACACATTGAA gaaagaaaaaacttGGCCGTTAAACAGAACAACACTATATTAACAGTAGaggtttataaaaaagggactttaaaaaatacctATATTGGATCGGCtgaaattcatatatatacagacataataaaaaaattatttccttgcaatatgtattttaatatagttAACAAAAATCAGATTGTTGCTACAGCTTGTTTATCTTTCCACTATATTAATTTAGACTGTATAAAAAAGGATGATCAGATATACACTTCTCTTTTCATTGAAACTATAATATCTGTTCAGAAAAAccaaagtaaaaataatgagaaaATAGAATGGCTTATAAACGAAGGTATGGAGTACTTCGACGCGATTAAAGAAACGGACGTTAGCTCAA ccatttataaaaacatatcaAATCTAGCGACTGAGGATAAAATTCGTCTCTTCTCAAAGAACCTGAATGGATATCTACTGCATAGCAATTTCTACATAAAAAGATTTTATAACAAGTATTACTTTTACTTACACttttttaaaggaaaattttacTGGTGTTACTACAATGAAGAATCGGACGCAAAG GTTGATACGAACAGAGTTGGATACATACGACTGGAGTACGTAGTCAACGTGTACAGCGACGTTTACAGCCACAAATACTTTTACATAAAGTACAGgaagaaaagagaaaaaaaagagaattatttatacttaaaaaCCATGGATAAGGATAGGAATATATGGGTGAACGTTATTCATGATTTTATAATTCTGACAAGTAATTACAGgagagaaaagaaaaataagaggaataaaattaaagggCTTCAAAACAATTACGAAGAAGGAGGAGCTTCCAAAGAAGTagttgaaataaataataaattatctcattctttatcaaaaaattctatgaaaattaagtatttaaataaaaaaaatgttgtgGAAACGTCAAGTAACATTGATAACgaagaaaattatacaaaatcGCCTGAACTGGGTCATGTTGTTAAGGATATGGGTAAAAACATGTATAATTACAGTGACtga
- a CDS encoding hypothetical protein (conserved Plasmodium protein) codes for MRKRTLSIIREAVSLKYFSFTNKINNSFFVSFVDKYKQNFIINTNLHTYLSTYSHNNSKDCITINVKSILCKHNVLHNQRVSILFPIKWGSLLPICNKHMLGFPIKQKQKYSSLISKYLTWKLITEKYNSTSTVVATTLIGTNSNLHNSYSTSNDGKNNNIDGRPPLQSSSVKDDTNYGGDKTQMAVLNTVCRKIYYLGINRIKNEKEWEKYIIDFCKEIKYYEFINLKSIFMLLLGITKSKEHVKNISSFTIIKNDITHQHYKKKIHIYDIVYIYIDILAKKIKSMTKNQLSIFLYLLQKWNKTQKYEDIIYTIICEQISANTKMRNFNVRSFCSILHLYAKNYQIYANFDNSQNNRNYQNTEKRFCIGTSREDTANKLSSSMKNCIVTDEHIKKIVSKFLRTKFRLEDVLYFLSSMYKLKINKNSIFESSLVQMLNENLINANYFLTPSLVLQLANLNIYNEELYKKLKCIIMQNYYFYNSVHITNIFYAFSKFNADSAVYDLFEKLSTHIMYNFPQKEKPSSSMKEEQNLCSPTNENTQNRCMNNIFSTFNIFQVTTIINSCLKCNYMKYDFFHALLLKVFTPTEAVTAVEGVTSETEQIQGQHTLDNLVNHLDVISKILKSFKIFVYKHITCFHHYDKGNEDKNPQVGQYTRPNNCPLEDVYFDEGYPVCLLNKEWVHKKVYRYASNYCLKGNDDNDRHYDCFFLPYVDQNEVSSKKIREQNKFELFWDNVSEKIRIIIENNLYDEKLKYILHNLMLCLSFSEVRFTNLHAYCQVIVKENFHFFTLNSLYMYIKIWYKFKIFNYEILEILLEQIYKNFHLLQDKKKIKINLLSYIIFKKINTQKGNQLIHLFLYEGENNKLKFEKENLKEKKNFNPTSTWDLPTETQLKQNFKNVEICSNFPIINYDEVDNRSYNGATRDDNSLSEEKRISECATIVQGKKEKASSSTRINESVCKQVERTESTPCSLHFFDYLNFSLFLILTQKSNADGCFELSALFSKGGSSSSSSSNSSSNSSIVLMHFSEGGKEEVLEKYSKRVEKNILNRKESIVRFFLIFADYLGNEKSSLHIFQMLYILHFIKIINEDIYSDIMKLEKMKNFSSPSAANKSEAYHNKKIFRLRKEDLQFINLAGGGNTTERDEVAGDEFQCEHTPCYSFSLHENNTHYAHYAYYRYQYESVKESIRSLSKVFKTFKYNQAICASRESKYSLKRIEVFYKLSTFLTVDMMFELEKENQEFYHFLLFYPQELKRTIVSVREDGTSFFKYEYDDSPLIHTEILFIYNFLKKIFPKNIRFSIVDTTQFITLSTYENEKVKTERVCEHVFNNDIKSNAIEFILEHIMGM; via the coding sequence ATGAGGAAAAGAACATTATCCATCATAAGAGAAGCTGTTtcgttaaaatatttttctttcactaataaaataaataacagcTTCTTCGTTTCATTTgttgataaatataaacaaaattttataataaatacaaatttacaCACATATTTATCAACATATAGTCATAACAACTCAAAGGATTGCATTACCATCAATGTAAAGTCTATATTATGTAAACATAATGTACTACACAATCAAAGAGTTAGCATATTGTTCCCTATAAAATGGGGTTCTCTTCTTCCTATTTGTAATAAGCACATGTTGGGGTTTCCTATAAAacaaaagcaaaaatatagTTCCCTTATTAGTAAGTATCTTACCTGGAAGTTGATAACGGAAAAATATAACTCCACTTCTACAGTAGTAGCTACCACCCTTATTGGTACTAACTCTAATTTACATAACAGTTATAGTACCAGTAATGATGGAAAGAACAATAACATTGATGGACGACCCCCCCTGCAGAGCAGTAGTGTAAAAGATGATACAAACTATGGAGGGGATAAAACCCAAATGGCAGTTCTTAACACTGTGtgcagaaaaatatattatttaggtataaacagaataaagaatgaaaaggagtgggaaaaatatataatagatttttgtaaagaaataaaatattatgaatttataaatttaaaaagtatcTTTATGCTTTTACTAGGCATAACAAAAAGCAAGGaacatgtaaaaaatatatcatcatttactattattaagAATGATATAACTCATcaacattataaaaaaaaaatacatatttatgatatcgtctatatatatatagacattttagcaaaaaaaattaaaagcaTGACTAAAAATCAATTGagcatatttttgtatttactgcaaaaatggaataaaaccCAAAAGTATGAAGATATTATTTACACCATTATATGTGAACAGATTTCAGCTAATACCAAGATGAGGAACTTCAACGTTCGAAGTTTCTGTAGCATATTGCACCTTTATGCAAAGAACTATCAAATTTATGCAAATTTTGATAATAGCCAAAACAATCGAAATTACCAAAATACTGAAAAGCGCTTCTGCATAGGTACAAGCAGAGAGGATACTGCCAACAAACTCAGTAGCAGCATGAAGAATTGCATAGTGACAgatgaacatataaaaaaaattgtgagTAAATTTTTAAGGACCAAATTTCGTCTTGAGGATGTATTATACTTTCTTTCCTCAATGtataaattgaaaataaataaaaatagtatatttgAAAGTTCATTAGTACAGATGttgaatgaaaatttaataaatgcaAATTACTTCTTAACACCATCGTTAGTCCTACAGTTGGCTAACTTAAATATCTACAATGAAGAgttatataagaaattaaaatgtattataatgcagaattattatttttataactcagtccatataacaaatatattttatgccTTTTCCAAATTTAATGCAGATAGTGCAGTATATGACCTTTTTGAAAAACTGTCTACCCATATTATGTACAATTTTCCTCAAAAGGAAAAACCAAGTAGCAGTATGAAGGAAGAACAAAACTTATGCAGTCCAACCAATGAAAATACACAGAATAGATGCATGAATAACATCTTTAGCACatttaacatttttcaaGTAACAACCATTATAAACAGCTGCTTGAAGTGCAATTACATGAAGTACGACTTTTTCCATGCCCTCCTTTTAAAGGTATTCACTCCAACGGAAGCCGTAACTGCAGTGGAAGGAGTAACAAGCGAAACAGAACAGATCCAGGGGCAGCATACCCTAGACAACTTAGTGAACCATTTGGATGTGatatcaaaaattttaaagtcCTTCAAAATTTTCGTTTATAAGCATATAACATGTTTTCATCACTACGACAAGGGGAACGAAGATAAGAATCCACAAGTTGGGCAGTATACCCGTCCAAACAATTGCCCACTTGAAGATGTCTACTTCGATGAAGGATACCCCGTTTGCTTATTAAACAAAGAGTGGGTTCACAAAAAGGTGTATAGGTACGCTTCAAATTATTGCTTAAAAGgtaatgatgataatgatCGTCATTACgattgtttttttcttccctATGTAGATCAGAACGAGGTTAGCAGTAAAAAGATAAGGgagcaaaataaatttgaattattttgGGACAATGTaagtgaaaaaataagaattataattGAGAACAATTTATATGATGAGAagttaaaatacattttgcACAATTTAATGCTTTGCCTCTCCTTCAGCGAAGTAAGATTTACAAATTTACATGCATATTGTCAGGTTATTGTTAAAGAGAATTTTCACTTCTTTACACTGAAcagtttatatatgtacataaagatatggtataaatttaaaattttcaattatgAAATTTTGGAAATCCTACttgaacaaatatataaaaattttcatttactcCAAgataagaagaaaataaaaataaatttattgtcatatattatttttaaaaaaataaatacccAAAAAGGAAATCAacttattcatttatttttatatgaaggGGAGAATAACAAACTAAAatttgaaaaggaaaatttgaaagaaaaaaaaaattttaatccGACAAGTACATGGGATCTCCCAACAGAAACtcaattaaaacaaaattttaaaaatgtagagATATGTTCAAACTTTCCCATAATAAACTATGATGAAGTGGATAATAGAAGTTATAATGGTGCAACAAGGGATGATAACAGTTTGAGTgaggaaaaaagaattagTGAGTGTGCTACCATTGTTCagggaaaaaaggaaaaggcaTCTTCCTCAACAAGAATCAACGAATCAGTTTGTAAACAAGTAGAAAGAACAGAATCTACTCCTTGTAGTTTGCATTTTTTTGACTACCTAAACTTTTCGCTGTTCTTAATTCTCACCCAGAAGAGTAATGCTGATGGGTGTTTTGAACTGAGCGCGCTTTTTTCCAAAGGGGggagtagtagtagtagtagcagtaacaGCAGCAGTAACAGCAGCATTGTGCTAATGCATTTCTCTGAAGGGGGGAAAGAAGAAGTATTAGAAAAATACTCAAAAAGggttgaaaaaaatatactcaATAGAAAAGAGTCTATTGTTCGTTTTTTCCTAATTTTTGCGGACTACCtaggaaatgaaaaaagtagTCTACATATTTTTCAGATGCTATACATTTTgcatttcataaaaattataaacgaAGATATTTATTCagatataatgaaattagaaaaaatgaaaaattttagttCCCCTAGTGCAGCAAACAAAAGTGAAGCGTATCACAACAAGAAGATTTTTCGTTTACGAAAAGAAGATTTGCAATTTATAAACTTAGCAGGAGGGGGTAATACCACTGAGCGCGATGAAGTAGCAGGAGATGAATTCCAATGTGAGCACACACCCTGCTATAGTTTCTCCTTGCATGAAAATAACACACACTATGCACATTATGCATATTATCGGTATCAGTATGAAAGCGTGAAGGAATCCATTAGGTCCTTATCAAAAGTGTTCAAAACGTTTAAATATAACCAGGCGATATGTGCGAGTCGCGAGAGTAAGTATTCCCTAAAAAGAATTGAAgtgttttataaattaagtaCCTTTTTAACGGTAGACATGATGTTTGAgttagaaaaagaaaaccaagaattttatcattttcttttattttatcctcaagaattaaaaagaacaatCGTAAGTGTGCGAGAAGATGGTACTTCCTTTTTTAAGTATGAATATGACGATTCTCCTTTGATACATAccgaaattttatttatttataattttttaaaaaaaatatttccaaaaaataTTCGTTTCAGTATTGTAGACACAACTCAGTTTATTACACTCTCAAcgtatgaaaatgaaaaagtgaAAACTGAAAGAGTGTGTGAACatgtttttaataatgatattaagTCAAACGCAATAGAGTTTATTTTAGAGCACATCATGGGGATGTAA
- a CDS encoding 50S ribosomal protein L33, translating to MLFLSNVFFRSRSKRVHVSLVSSCASNYIYSTYISPNKSKFRLALRKHDPVINRHVMFYQKHIKSKTKKKLTLHGINYARFTGKNKNLRPLLKRVEKSYLYGKFNKLVDNTYRSLPRMS from the exons atgctttttttaaGCAATGTGTTCTTTCGGTCAAGAAGCAAAAGAGTTCATGTGAGCTTAGTATCCTCCTGTGCAAGTAACTATATTTATTCTACTTATATTTCTCCTAATAAATCCAAGTTTAGATTGGCATTAAGGAAACATGACCCAGTTATTAACCGACACGT GATGTTTTACCAGAAGCACATAAaatcaaaaacaaaaaaaaaattaacgttGCACGGAATTAACTACGCGCGTTTCACAG gGAAGAACAAGAACTTAAGGCCCCTTTTAAAAAGAGTAGAGAAGTCATATCTATATGGAAAATTCAACAAACTAGTAGACAACACTTACAG GAGTCTTCCAAGAATGAGctga
- a CDS encoding monocarboxylate transporter, translated as MKQEENSEAWSKYKIILGGFLIHCTLGSIYCFSNISVYVISYMKIIGCSNVTYKDSSWIYVLTLIFQCFFGFFGGILNQNLGPQISVLLGGWLMCLGILLSYFTVFNFYLFLMTYGILCGIGCGIAYPIPLSVAVKKHYDHKGVISGIIFLGRGLAVFIICPMQNYFINKYNYMPDYSPEFESTEEKYFSNLDILNKVPYLFIYEGIFFAIIQFIGACLISDTNDSSKEFMAYNDKSSKLLYCENKSFTYKNNGITNSFRTLSNTSNFSFRESNSTFINRDFILIWLMVFFNWQAISYTQIFWKIFGLNYLYIDDRSLSLMGAVSSLFNIFGRLFWGFISDLTSFKTALILMSMLMSFLTVTLTLSARAFSSIINAMISAVILNSVGNIAMCAIVSLSSFVSIMLALAF; from the exons ATGAAACAAGAAGAAAATTCGGAAGCCTggtcaaaatataaaataattttaggaggttttttaatacattgCACATTAGGTAGTATTTACTGCTTCTCAAACATAAGTGTGTATGTTATATCATATATGAAGATAATAGGATGTTCTAATGTTACGTATAAAGATAGTAGTTggatatatgtattaacaCTAATATTTCAGTGCTTCTTTGGTTTTTTTGGGGGAATTTTAAATCAAAATTTGGGTCCTCAAATAAGTGTCTTATTAGGAGGATGGTTGATGTGCCTAGGAATTTTACTATCCTATTTTACTGTATTCAATTTCtatctatttttaatgaCTTATGGAATATTGTGCGGGATAGGCTGCGGGATAGCATACCCTATCCCCCTTTCTGTGGCTGTTAAGAAGCACTACGACCACAAGGGAGTG ATAAGCGGGATAATTTTCCTGGGACGAGGATTGGCGGTTTTTATAATATGCCCCATGCAAaactattttataaataaatataattatatgccTGATTATAGCCCAGAATTCGAGAGTACAGAGGagaaatattttagtaatctggacattttaaataaagtaccatatttatttatatatgaggGTATATTTTTTGCCATAATTCAATTCATTGGTGCATGTTTAATTTCAGATACAAATGATTCTTCAAAAGAATTTATGGcatataatgataaaagtagtaaattattatattgtgaaaataaaagttttacttataaaaataatgggATAACTAATTCATTTAGGACATTATCAAATACATCGAATTTTTCATTTCGAGAATCGAATAGTACATTTATTAATCgtgattttattttaatatggtTAAtggttttttttaattggcAAGCTATTTCTTATACTCAAatattttggaaaatatttggtttaaattatttatatatagatgaTAGATCTTTATCTCTAATGGGTGCTGTTTCATCTCTTTTTAACATCTTTGGAAGACTTTTTTGGGGGTTTATAAGTGATTTAACAAGTTTTAAAACTgcattaatattaatgagTATGTTAATGAGTTTCTTAACAGTTACCTTAACATTGTCAG CTAGGGCTTTCTCGAGTATCATTAACGCAATGATTTCCGCAGTCATTCTAAACAGCGTCGGAAATATTGCCATGTGTGCAATTGTTTCCCTTTCCTCCTTTGTCAGCATTATGCTCGCGCTGGCCttctaa